A region of the Lysobacter sp. K5869 genome:
GGCGATAACGGACCTCACGGCTCAATCCAGGCCACCGTAGATGCTTGGTGGAACGACTGGAAGAAACACTGGCCGGACTACGAGCACTGTGGGTATTCGTTCAAGCTGCTCGACCCGAAAACCAACGGCGGCAAAGTGGTCAGCATGTCGCCGGGCAGTCCATGCAGCGGAACCGCCTACGGCTTCGCGACCGAATATTCCTACAATCCAGATAAGAATCAGGGGCCTCCGAGTTGCCAGGCTCCAGGCACGCACTGCGGCAATCCGATCAATGTCACCATCGGCAACAAGTACCAGCGGGAAGACGACATCGAGCCGGTAGCGGGCCTGGCCTTCTATCGGCATTACAACAGCCTTGCGTTCACCGACGACGGCCACATCGGCAAGAAATGGACGCACAACTACGATTTTAGGCTGAAGTACATGATCGATTCGTTGGGCGCGAAGACGATGGCGCTCATCCGGCCCGACGGAAACCGCGTGGTTTTCAACTATGTGTCCGGTCAGTGGCAGGCGGATGCCGATGTCTACGCGAAGGTCGTCCAACATAACGATGCGTCGGGCGCCATCAGCGGATGGACGTATACGCCAAGGGATGGCCGAGAGGTCGAACAATACGACAAGCTCGGACGGTTGTTTCGTGTCGAACGTTCGGACGGCAGTCTGCTCGATTTCACCTATAACAATGCAATGCCGGTTTCGGGCACCGAAAGCGATTATCTGCTGACGCGGATACAAACCGAGAGCGGGCGCTCGCTGGTTCTGCAGTACGACACGAATCTTCGCGTCGTCAGCGTCTATGACGTGGCCAACCAGGAATACCGATACGGCTACGATCCCCAGGGGCGACTGGTTTCCGTCACCTATCCGGACAATAAGCAGCGCCTCTATCACTACAACGAGGCCGCGTACACCAACGGAGCGGATCTGCCCTACGTTTTGACAGGAATCACCCACGAAGACGGGCGTCGGTACGCGACCTTTACTTACGGCACGGATGCGCGCGCGCTTTCGAGCGAACATGCCGGCGGCGTCGACAAATTCACCGCCCAGTACGGCAGCGGCACCACCACGACCGTGACCACGCCCAACGGAAGCACGCAGACGCGGTCGTTCTCGACGATTCTCGGGGTGAAGAAGGCTGCGTCCATTTCCGAGCAATGCGCGGACTGCGCAAGCCGGACCATCGCGTACGCGTACGACGCCAATGGCTACCTGGACACCAAGACCGATCCGCGCGGCGCCGTTTCCGATTACGACTACAACGCGCGCGGCCTGTTGACCCACGTCGCGGAGGCGAAGAGCGCTTCCGGTTCGCTGCGGACGGTGGACACGGATTGGCACGCGGACTGGGCCGCGCCGATCGACCGCCGCACCTACGACGCCGCGCAAGCGCTGGTCGTGAGCCAGCATTGGACTTACAACGCGAGAGGCCAGGAAGTCACGCGATCCGAGACGGATCCGGCCACGAACCAAGTGCGCACGACGACGTCGGCTTATTGCGAACCGCAGCAGGTCGTCGACGGGGTTTGCCCGCGGGTCGGGTTGTTGACCTCGGTGGATGGCCCCAGGACGGATGTCGTCGACGCGACGAGCTATGTCTATTACCCCGCGGATGCGGCCGATTGCGCCTCTTCGCCTTCGGTTTGTTCTTATCGAAAAGGCGACCTGTGGAAAGTGGTCGACGCGAGCGGCGCGACCAACGAGATACTGCGTTACGACGCCGTGGGACGGATCTTGTCCTCCAAGGACTCGAACGGCGTCGTCACGGATCGGGAATACACGATCCGCGGTTGGCTTTCCAAGATCGCCGTGCGCGGAGCGGTGTCCGGCTCCGAAGCCGACGACCGCATCGTTCTGGCGGAGTATTGGCCGACGGGCGACGTCAAGACGCTGACTACCGCCGATGGCGCGATAACGAACTATGTCTACGACGCAGCGGCCCGACTGACCGATGTGCTCGACGGCGACGGCAACAAAATCCACTACACCTACGACTTGGCCGGAAACCGAATCAAGGAAGACACGCTGGCCGTCAACGGCGACTTGAAGCGGACGCTGTCGCGCGTGTTCGACGGCCTGAGCCGGCTCCGCGCGGACAAGGACGCTTCGCAGAACGCCACCGCCTATCGATACGACGCCGGCGGCAATCGGGACAAGACGACGGATGCGCTGGGACGCGCGACCGATCAAACCTACGACCCCTTGAACCGGTTGGTGCGCACCCTGCAAGACGTCGGCGGCCTCAACGTCGAAACCAAATTCGAGTACGACGCGCTCGACCGGCTGACCAAAGTCACCGACCCGAAGGGACTGAATACCGTCTATGCCTACAACGGCTTCGGGGATCAGACCAGGCTGACCAGCCCGGACACCGGCATTACCGACTACACGTACAACCCCGCCGGCAGGGTCGCGACCAAGCAGGATGCCAACGACGCAGTCCCGCATCGTTACACCTACGACGCGTTGGGCCGTCCGAAAGCCGTGTTCTACACCGCCAGCGGACCGGCCGATGTGGAGTACGACTACGACACAGTCAACAGCATCTGCGCGGCCGGCGAGACTTTCGCGACCGGCCGAGTCACCGCGATGCGCGCCGATGGGACTGAGCTGAAGTACTGCTACGACCGCTTCGGGCAAGTGGCGCGCAAGGTGCAGATCGTTGCGGGCAAGAGCTTCAACCTGAGTTACACCTACACCCTCGGTGGGCAGCTCAGCACCGTTACCTACCCCGACGGCGCAACGGTGGACTATGTGCGCGATGCGCAGGCTCGAATCAAGGAGATCGGCGTCAAGCCCAATGGAGGCGTCCGCGCAGTGCTGTTGAGCAATGCGACTTACGAACCTTCCGGCCCGATGGCCGGCTGGACCTACGGCAACGGCCGCGTTCTGAGCCGCACCTACGATCTGGATTACCGCGCGAAGACGATCCTCGACAACGCCAGCGGCGGCCTGTCCTTGGGCTATGGCTACAACACGGTCGGCGAACTGACCGAGTTGAAGGATGGTTTGCAAAGCGCGTTCCAGGCCAAGTACGACTACGACACGCTCGGTCGGTTGACCGTCACTCGCGATGGTTCGTCCAATCCGCTGGAGACTTATACCTACGACGAAACCGGCAATCGCAAGAGCTTGTTGCATGGCGGTGTTACCGATACTTATGTCTATCCGGCGGACAGCCATCATTTGAGCGGTGTGGCCGGTGTGGCCCGCGGCTACGACGCAACCGGCAACACCATCACTATCGGTAGCGCCGACAAGGAGTTCGTTTACAGCGCCAATGATCGACTGAGTCAGTTCAAGCGGGGCGGTATCGTCAAAGCTAGCTATCGGTACAACGCCCTCGGTGAGCGCGTCGCCATTACCGGCGCCGTGACCAGTACCATCGATACCTACACGGTGTACGACGAGACGGGAAACTGGATCGGTGATTACGACAGCACTGGCGCGGCTAAGCAGCAGGCGGTGTGGTTAATCGGTGAGCCGGTCGGTTTGGTCGTGGGCAACGGCGGCACGCAGTCTCTGCTCTACGTAGAGCCCGATCACCTGGGCGCGCCACGTGCGGTGATCGACTCGGGCCGTAACGTCGCCATCTGGACCTGGGATGCCAAGAGCGAGGTATTCGGCAGTAGCCTACCGAATCAAGACGCTGATTTAGACGGCACCGCGTTCGTGTTCAACATGCGGTTTCCGGGGCAGCGATTCGATGCTGCTAGCGGATTAGCCTACAACTACTTCCGTGACTACGATCCTGCGACTGGTCGATATCTGCAAAGCGATCCGATTGGATTAAATGGGGGCATTAGCACCTATGCCTATGTCAGTGGAAACCCAGTCAGCCGCATCGATCCATTTGGCCTGAAGGATTACACGGCTTGCGAAACGCGAGCGCTCCTAGACGAAGCGAAGGCGGATATGTCGGCGCCACTCGTGCCACGCACTACGAATGCACTTAGGAATCACGGTGGCCTTGGGAGGTTTGATTTCAAGATGAACCAGCCGAATGATACCTTTGTGGCGCCTTTGGTTGGGAAGCTGTCGGCAGCAGAATTCGGAAACTTCATAGCGGGTTACTCAGGCATCTATTACGGCGGCCGTACAGGCTTGGCGCTTGTAATCGTCGGCGGTGTCTTACTTGATGCAACCGACGCTATGGGGGGGAGCGGAACATTCGACATGGATGCGGATAGCATCAAGGACATTCACAACGGAGCGGTCATTGCCAACATGGAAGTCAACGGCTCACCGATCGCGCAGTGCGGATGCTCGAACTGATGAATGCCGCGATCGCATTTATTGCATTCGCGGTGGCTTCCACCGGCATAGGACTATTTGTTCTTCGTCCGTGGGTGCGGCAAATTGCAGTTTTGATCTTGGCAGGCATTGCAATTTTTACAGTTGTCTTTTCGATGAATGACATGAGAGAGCACGGCTCTGAAGCCAAGAAGCTGGGTCGCTCAGCGGATTATATCGCTGGGATGGTTGAGCGCGATCAGAGAATGATGCCGAAGCGAGCTATCATCTTCTTCAGCGTAGCCGGGCTGGCATTGGTTGCGTTAGTCAGTGCGCGAAGAAAGCCCTAATCGATGAAACTAGAAGAAGCCCCGCCCCTAACAGGCGGGGCTTCTTTTTTTAGCGGCAGGGCTGTTGCTTTTGCAGCACGATATCGATCATCTGCATCACGTAGTGCTGCTGCGCCTTAGGCAGGCGGATAATGCGTTCGAGCTGTTGTTGCAGCTTGGGTGCCGGTCCGCGCTTGCCGGTGGTGCGTGCGGCTGGTGCGCCTTCGGGTCTTCCGCGGTGACGCCGAGAGTGCTGGTCAGCCGCCAGCAGCAACGAGATCGGCAAGCGCCGCGCCAGCCCGTTGTTTCGCGTAATAAGCGTTCATGTCTTGCGCCCCGGGGAGAGTCAGATCAACCAACGGCGCGTATGTGCGTGTGCGCTTCGCGCACTCACCCACGACCATGCTGGTGTACCGGCGCGAGTACCTGTCGTTCAAGGCGATGGATGCGCTGCGATACGCCATGGAAGGGCGCGGGCGATTGCGGATCGGCCCCGAGTTTCTCCATCCAGATTAGTCTTGGCTATGTGGACTTCAAGCCGGTGTGGATCGGTAGCGTGACGGTTGGGCCGGGGCTCGGTTTAAGCTTGAGTGAGTACCCGACCAACACGGTTGCCAGCCCCGAGATCTGTTAGGATCTGGATATGGCGTCCAGTGTTCTGCCCGCTCTTGCGCTCCTCGTTCCGGCCGGGGTTCTCCTGCTGGTTCGAGGGATGCGTTTATATCGATACGAGTTGGGTGAGCGCTCTTTTTCGGTCAAATTGTTCGGCAGGTACGAACTTGTCTCGATCAGATTTGAAGAGATGCTTGAGCTCAAAGTGGCGAAATGGTGGGACGTGACGTCGGCTGGCTGGTCTCCGCTTCTGTTGAAGGATCACTTTGCTCTTGAAGTAGTTGTTATTAAAAGAAAAGACGGGCTTTACCGACAGGTTGTCGTGACTCCAGACAACCCTCGAGAGTTTGTTGCGCTGATCGCTGTGCGTAAGAGGGCTTTGGAGCGCGTTGAAGCTCTACGTGACGAGACTGATCGAAAAGCGGCGGCATCGGCCGAATATCGAAAGTAGGCTCGCCGACGCTAAGAGGTGGCGTGCCGAGGGGTTCTGAAATTTAGGGTCAATACCGAATTCGGCATCGGCAGGCCTAGAGTAAGTGTAGGAGGCACTCGCTCCGGTGAAGCAGCCAGATTACCTATCAGTTGATAGGTCTATCTTTTCCATGCGCAACTTAAGCCGTGCATTCGTCAGTGTTTGCGTGGCTGTGGTCGCGATATATGTGATGAGCGCATTGATGGCGCGCCGTGAGCGGGCGGATTCTGTATTGGCGCAGGAGCTGGGGCCGCAACTCTCGCAGTTTTCCGTTTCCAAGGGGGATCAGGAGGTTGGGACGCTGGAACTGATCAATCACGGCGGGCCCGTGGGGGCCACCAGGGATTTCAAGTCGCGCCGCTCCGCGGATCAGGTGGCGGCTGACTATTCGAAGCAACTGGAAGAATATGGCTGGAAGGTTGTCGAGTCTCACACTGACTCGCGCCATCCGTTGTTCGTTCGATTTTGCAAAGGCGTCA
Encoded here:
- a CDS encoding RHS repeat-associated core domain-containing protein, which gives rise to MNRIFVRMCMLPVLAAGLWLAGSSAATAQSSSYYGAPYRHNSYGDNGPHGSIQATVDAWWNDWKKHWPDYEHCGYSFKLLDPKTNGGKVVSMSPGSPCSGTAYGFATEYSYNPDKNQGPPSCQAPGTHCGNPINVTIGNKYQREDDIEPVAGLAFYRHYNSLAFTDDGHIGKKWTHNYDFRLKYMIDSLGAKTMALIRPDGNRVVFNYVSGQWQADADVYAKVVQHNDASGAISGWTYTPRDGREVEQYDKLGRLFRVERSDGSLLDFTYNNAMPVSGTESDYLLTRIQTESGRSLVLQYDTNLRVVSVYDVANQEYRYGYDPQGRLVSVTYPDNKQRLYHYNEAAYTNGADLPYVLTGITHEDGRRYATFTYGTDARALSSEHAGGVDKFTAQYGSGTTTTVTTPNGSTQTRSFSTILGVKKAASISEQCADCASRTIAYAYDANGYLDTKTDPRGAVSDYDYNARGLLTHVAEAKSASGSLRTVDTDWHADWAAPIDRRTYDAAQALVVSQHWTYNARGQEVTRSETDPATNQVRTTTSAYCEPQQVVDGVCPRVGLLTSVDGPRTDVVDATSYVYYPADAADCASSPSVCSYRKGDLWKVVDASGATNEILRYDAVGRILSSKDSNGVVTDREYTIRGWLSKIAVRGAVSGSEADDRIVLAEYWPTGDVKTLTTADGAITNYVYDAAARLTDVLDGDGNKIHYTYDLAGNRIKEDTLAVNGDLKRTLSRVFDGLSRLRADKDASQNATAYRYDAGGNRDKTTDALGRATDQTYDPLNRLVRTLQDVGGLNVETKFEYDALDRLTKVTDPKGLNTVYAYNGFGDQTRLTSPDTGITDYTYNPAGRVATKQDANDAVPHRYTYDALGRPKAVFYTASGPADVEYDYDTVNSICAAGETFATGRVTAMRADGTELKYCYDRFGQVARKVQIVAGKSFNLSYTYTLGGQLSTVTYPDGATVDYVRDAQARIKEIGVKPNGGVRAVLLSNATYEPSGPMAGWTYGNGRVLSRTYDLDYRAKTILDNASGGLSLGYGYNTVGELTELKDGLQSAFQAKYDYDTLGRLTVTRDGSSNPLETYTYDETGNRKSLLHGGVTDTYVYPADSHHLSGVAGVARGYDATGNTITIGSADKEFVYSANDRLSQFKRGGIVKASYRYNALGERVAITGAVTSTIDTYTVYDETGNWIGDYDSTGAAKQQAVWLIGEPVGLVVGNGGTQSLLYVEPDHLGAPRAVIDSGRNVAIWTWDAKSEVFGSSLPNQDADLDGTAFVFNMRFPGQRFDAASGLAYNYFRDYDPATGRYLQSDPIGLNGGISTYAYVSGNPVSRIDPFGLKDYTACETRALLDEAKADMSAPLVPRTTNALRNHGGLGRFDFKMNQPNDTFVAPLVGKLSAAEFGNFIAGYSGIYYGGRTGLALVIVGGVLLDATDAMGGSGTFDMDADSIKDIHNGAVIANMEVNGSPIAQCGCSN